From Sodalis glossinidius str. 'morsitans', the proteins below share one genomic window:
- a CDS encoding glycosyltransferase family 4 protein, translating into MKIVFATDAIKYPLTGIGRYALELINQLQQAPEITQLRYFRGLHIGDRLPEYHVQPSASGALPGWLKRRALLIEAFRAIYPRLQKRALRPYKDFLYHSPNYYLPAGLPRAITTFHDISVFTTPEFHPSGRVRYLAQEMEASLTRASRIITVSEFSKRELVRYFNYPAAKIDVTCLACSEVFYPRAAASAVAPLMQRLELSAEGYSLFTGTIEPRKNLTVLLDAYEQLPQALRQRYPLVLSGYKGWGSGAEHQRFERGSREGWVKYLGYVAQEELPILFAAARLFVFPSLYEGFGLPVLEAMASGVPVVCSNAASLPEVAGDAAFICEPQDVDALSAGIARGLQDEAWRTQARVAGLANAQKFSWQRCAQDTIKAYFKV; encoded by the coding sequence ATGAAGATAGTGTTTGCCACCGATGCGATCAAATATCCCTTAACCGGGATCGGCCGTTATGCGCTTGAGTTAATTAATCAACTGCAACAGGCGCCGGAGATCACCCAATTGCGCTATTTTCGCGGGTTACACATCGGCGATAGGCTGCCGGAGTATCATGTTCAACCGTCCGCGAGTGGCGCGCTGCCGGGCTGGCTTAAACGCCGTGCACTGCTGATTGAGGCCTTTCGCGCCATCTATCCCCGACTGCAAAAGCGGGCGCTGCGCCCGTATAAGGATTTTTTGTATCACAGTCCCAACTATTATCTGCCGGCCGGGTTGCCCCGGGCGATAACGACGTTTCACGATATCTCGGTTTTCACTACTCCCGAATTCCATCCCTCGGGGCGCGTGCGTTATCTGGCGCAGGAGATGGAAGCCAGTTTGACGCGTGCCAGCCGCATAATTACCGTTTCCGAATTCTCTAAACGAGAGCTTGTAAGGTATTTTAACTACCCCGCCGCCAAGATTGATGTGACGTGTCTTGCCTGCAGCGAGGTGTTTTACCCGCGGGCTGCTGCGTCGGCAGTCGCGCCGTTGATGCAGCGGTTGGAACTGAGCGCAGAAGGGTACTCGCTGTTTACCGGCACCATTGAGCCACGCAAGAATTTAACGGTGTTGCTTGACGCCTATGAACAACTCCCGCAAGCGTTGCGGCAGCGTTATCCGCTGGTGCTAAGCGGTTATAAAGGCTGGGGAAGCGGTGCCGAGCATCAGCGTTTTGAGCGCGGTAGTCGTGAAGGTTGGGTTAAATATCTGGGTTATGTCGCGCAAGAGGAACTGCCGATTTTATTTGCCGCTGCCCGCTTATTTGTGTTTCCCTCATTGTATGAGGGATTCGGCTTGCCGGTATTGGAGGCCATGGCGTCAGGCGTGCCGGTGGTGTGCTCGAACGCGGCCTCGCTACCGGAGGTGGCGGGGGATGCGGCGTTCATCTGCGAACCGCAGGATGTCGACGCCTTAAGCGCGGGGATCGCGCGCGGGCTGCAAGACGAGGCGTGGCGTACACAGGCCAGGGTCGCCGGTCTGGCAAACGCGCAAAAGTTTTCCTGGCAGCGCTGCGCACAGGATACGATTAAAGCTTATTTTAAGGTTTGA
- the gndA gene encoding NADP-dependent phosphogluconate dehydrogenase: MSTQQIGVVGMAVMGRNLALNIESRGYSVSIFNRSREKTDEVIAENLGKKLVPYYSVEEFVNSLEKPRRILLMVKAGEGTDKTIDSLKPFLEKGDILIDGGNTFYKDTIRRNRELSEEGFNFIGTGVSGGEEGALKGPSIMPGGQKHAYELVAPILEKIAARAEGEACVTYIGPDGAGHYVKMVHNGIEYGDMQLIAEAYALLKNALGLSNEKLASTFSEWNKGEMSSYLIDITKDIFTKKDEQGNYLVDVILDEAANKGTGKWTSQSSLDLGEPLSLITESVFARYLSSLKQQRVAASNVLSGPQLEAFSGDKVAFIEKVRRALYLGKIVSYAQGFSQLKAASEENQWDLNYGEIAKIFRAGCIIRAQFLQKITDAYAEDAAIANLLLAPYFKKIADDYQQALRDVVAYAVQHGIPTPTFSAAIAYYDSYRSAVLPANLIQAQRDYFGAHTYKRTDKEGVFHTEWLE, translated from the coding sequence ATGTCCACACAACAGATAGGCGTCGTCGGTATGGCAGTAATGGGGCGCAACCTGGCGCTTAACATTGAAAGCCGTGGATACAGCGTATCCATCTTTAACCGGTCGCGCGAAAAGACCGATGAAGTGATCGCGGAAAACCTGGGGAAAAAGCTGGTGCCCTATTATAGCGTGGAAGAGTTTGTCAATTCGCTGGAGAAACCGCGGCGTATTCTGTTGATGGTCAAGGCCGGTGAAGGCACGGATAAAACCATTGACTCGTTGAAACCGTTTTTGGAAAAGGGTGACATTCTTATTGACGGCGGCAACACCTTTTACAAAGACACCATCCGCCGCAACCGCGAGCTGTCGGAAGAAGGTTTTAACTTTATCGGTACCGGTGTTTCCGGCGGTGAAGAAGGGGCGCTGAAAGGGCCGTCGATTATGCCCGGTGGCCAGAAACACGCCTATGAGCTGGTGGCGCCTATCCTGGAAAAAATTGCCGCGCGCGCCGAGGGTGAAGCTTGTGTGACCTATATCGGTCCCGATGGCGCCGGCCATTACGTCAAGATGGTGCATAACGGCATCGAATACGGCGATATGCAGCTGATTGCCGAAGCGTATGCGCTTTTGAAAAACGCGCTGGGCCTGAGCAATGAAAAGCTAGCCAGCACCTTCAGCGAATGGAATAAAGGGGAGATGAGTAGCTACCTAATTGATATTACTAAAGATATTTTCACCAAGAAGGACGAGCAGGGCAACTATCTGGTCGACGTTATTCTGGATGAGGCGGCCAACAAAGGCACCGGCAAATGGACCTCTCAAAGCTCGCTGGATTTGGGCGAACCGCTAAGTTTAATCACCGAATCGGTGTTTGCCCGCTACCTGTCGTCGCTTAAACAGCAGCGCGTGGCGGCCTCCAATGTGCTTTCCGGCCCGCAGCTCGAAGCGTTTAGCGGCGACAAGGTGGCCTTCATCGAAAAAGTGCGTCGCGCGCTTTATCTGGGCAAAATCGTTTCCTATGCGCAGGGTTTCTCTCAGCTGAAAGCCGCCTCTGAAGAGAACCAGTGGGATCTGAACTACGGCGAGATTGCGAAAATTTTCCGCGCCGGTTGCATTATTCGCGCCCAGTTCCTGCAGAAAATTACCGACGCCTATGCCGAGGATGCGGCGATCGCTAACCTGCTGTTGGCGCCGTACTTCAAAAAGATTGCCGATGACTACCAGCAGGCGCTGCGCGATGTGGTGGCCTATGCTGTTCAGCACGGTATCCCGACGCCGACCTTCTCTGCCGCCATCGCTTACTATGATAGCTACCGCTCCGCCGTCCTGCCGGCCAACCTGATTCAGGCCCAGCGCGACTATTTTGGCGCCCATACCTATAAGCGTACCGACAAGGAAGGGGTGTTCCACACGGAATGGTTGGAATAA
- the hisIE gene encoding bifunctional phosphoribosyl-AMP cyclohydrolase/phosphoribosyl-ATP diphosphatase HisIE: MLTEQQRQQLDWQKTGGMMLPAIVQHAVSGEVLMLGYMNADALQATEQSGQVTFYSRSKGRLWTKGESSGNVLRLVSIHPDCDNDTLLILAHPQGPTCHNGTSSCFHPAASDWGFLYTLETLLGERKNADPQSYYTASLYASGTKRIAQKVGEEGVETALAATVHDKEELTNEAADLLYHLLVLLQDQELDLSRVIGRLRERHR; this comes from the coding sequence ATGTTAACCGAACAACAACGCCAGCAGCTGGATTGGCAAAAAACCGGCGGGATGATGCTGCCCGCTATCGTCCAACACGCCGTCTCCGGCGAGGTTTTGATGCTGGGCTATATGAATGCCGATGCGCTGCAGGCGACCGAGCAATCCGGTCAGGTGACGTTTTACTCGCGCAGTAAGGGCCGACTGTGGACCAAGGGCGAGAGTTCCGGCAACGTTTTGCGGTTGGTCAGCATTCATCCGGACTGCGACAACGATACGCTACTGATTTTGGCCCATCCTCAAGGTCCGACCTGCCATAACGGCACCAGCAGTTGTTTCCATCCCGCCGCCAGCGATTGGGGGTTTCTGTACACGCTGGAAACGCTCCTTGGCGAGCGTAAAAACGCCGATCCGCAAAGTTACTACACCGCCAGTCTGTACGCCAGCGGCACAAAACGCATCGCCCAGAAAGTCGGTGAAGAGGGTGTGGAAACCGCGCTGGCCGCTACGGTGCACGACAAGGAGGAGCTGACCAATGAGGCGGCGGATCTGCTTTATCATCTGCTGGTGCTGTTGCAGGATCAGGAGTTGGATTTAAGTAGGGTGATCGGCCGCCTGCGCGAACGTCACCGCTAA
- a CDS encoding ABC transporter ATP-binding protein: protein MNSISVTNVAKAYKHYPTKWLRILEKIQWSSTPRHQKKWVLHDINFAVEAGESIGIVGVNGAGKSTLLKLLTGTTQPTEGKIDVQGRVAALLELGMGFHPDFSGRQNVFMSGLMQGLTRDALTALMPEIEKFADIGEYIDRPVRIYSSGMQMRLAFAVATATRPDVLIVDEALSVGDSRFQAKCYARIAEFKRQGTTLLLVSHSAGDIVKHCERTIFLKDGHIEMDGSARDVTNRYLDELFGKPGSNKPDCPSQAKLQATGLAGQFHAGSEDIFHTRPGYRPEEYRWGKGGAKILDYLILADGVEYPANIVSNQSVDFIVKVQFDYDYDNVVPGLLLKTLDGLFLYGTNSFLASKGKEYISVSKGEIRVFKFSFLVNLNQADYLLSFGISAGNPQLDMTPLDRRYDAIILHVSQGMEFSGIVDLNSTFSLYEKA from the coding sequence ATGAATAGCATATCCGTAACGAATGTCGCCAAAGCCTATAAGCACTACCCGACGAAATGGCTGCGTATTCTTGAGAAAATACAATGGAGTTCTACGCCGCGCCATCAAAAGAAGTGGGTATTGCACGATATCAATTTCGCGGTAGAAGCGGGGGAGTCGATAGGTATTGTGGGCGTTAACGGAGCCGGCAAAAGTACGCTGCTGAAATTATTGACAGGGACTACGCAGCCGACAGAGGGAAAAATCGACGTTCAAGGCCGCGTCGCGGCGCTCTTGGAGTTGGGCATGGGGTTTCATCCCGATTTCTCCGGCCGGCAAAATGTTTTCATGTCGGGGCTAATGCAGGGGCTCACGCGGGACGCTCTGACGGCGCTGATGCCGGAAATAGAAAAATTCGCCGATATTGGTGAGTATATCGATCGTCCAGTACGCATCTATTCCAGTGGCATGCAGATGCGTTTGGCGTTCGCTGTCGCCACCGCCACTCGACCGGATGTGTTAATCGTCGATGAGGCTCTCTCAGTAGGTGATTCACGTTTTCAGGCAAAATGCTATGCGCGTATCGCCGAATTTAAACGTCAGGGTACGACTTTGCTTTTGGTTTCCCATAGCGCAGGGGATATCGTTAAACATTGCGAGCGGACCATCTTCCTTAAGGATGGTCATATTGAAATGGATGGCTCTGCACGCGATGTTACCAACCGCTACCTGGATGAGCTTTTTGGCAAGCCAGGCTCAAACAAGCCCGATTGTCCGTCCCAGGCCAAGCTGCAGGCGACTGGTTTGGCCGGGCAGTTTCATGCCGGTAGCGAAGATATTTTTCATACCCGGCCTGGTTATCGGCCGGAAGAATATCGTTGGGGGAAAGGTGGCGCGAAAATTCTGGATTACCTCATTCTTGCCGATGGTGTGGAGTATCCCGCCAACATTGTCAGCAATCAATCGGTAGATTTCATCGTTAAAGTGCAGTTCGACTATGATTACGATAATGTCGTGCCTGGATTATTGCTGAAAACCCTGGACGGTCTCTTTTTATATGGGACCAACTCGTTCCTTGCCTCGAAAGGGAAAGAGTATATTTCTGTGAGTAAGGGCGAGATCAGGGTGTTTAAGTTTTCTTTCCTGGTTAATTTGAATCAGGCCGATTATTTACTTTCATTCGGTATTTCCGCGGGAAATCCGCAGCTAGATATGACGCCTTTAGATCGCCGTTATGATGCGATCATTCTCCATGTCAGTCAGGGTATGGAGTTTTCCGGTATTGTTGATCTGAATTCCACATTCTCATTATATGAAAAAGCTTAA
- a CDS encoding glycosyltransferase family 4 protein, translating to MHILIDVQGCQSGSRFRGIGRSALAMSRAIIKNKGDHRVSILLNGMYPLERIDEARQAFIDLLPSEEMFVFSGVGPIAYIDKNNHVRNALAAEIRDIAIANICPDIVFVTGFFEGYWDEYITTVPEKPVAWKTVCVCHDLIPLLDKPFYFVDKLFGAWYMDKLANYQCADAILAISESSRKEMLDHTAYPAEKLFHISSGVSDQFQVRQYSDEQKARLRQTYHLPEAFVMSLAIDEPRKNIAALINAYGGLDVSLRHQYPLVLAYKLNEYDLLKFKHLAADNGISSEQLIFTGYLPDDDLIALYNLCTVFVFPSLHEGFGLPPLEAMKCGAATLGSNTTSVPEVIGWDEATFDPRNIDAIRAKLQRALTDGDFHRQLKEHALTQAARFSWDNTARLALACIDRLGTHDAAPAMPAGLGLEAFTARVIDDINRYPEISEYDRLDYAWAVAQNSFSGRRRKLLVDISELAQRDDKSGIQRVSRSILYELLNGYIAGYDVRAVYYVNGECYRYANQFVRQNYSIDFGEDEPVLFSHDDIMLVTDLTISFFPQVLPSIDKARRAGSHVYYVVHDILPTKNPEWSSEGMQQLFPDWLQWVATYGTGIICVSASVADDVRAWVNAHNHLNLNKYLSIDHFHLGANLESSRPTRGIPGSGKALLQTLNEHHSFLMVGTLEPRKSHAQVLAAFELLWAEGFDYRLVIVGKHGWNVDALVERIKHHPELNRRLHWLQGVSDEYLEKLYHAADALIFSSKGEGFGLPLIEAAQKGLPLILRDIPVFREIAGEHALYFSGENGEPLRDTIVAWLALNAQQAAPDSTGIRWLTWKQSAELLLSKLPLAQDTTISL from the coding sequence ATGCATATTCTTATTGATGTGCAAGGATGCCAGTCAGGTAGCCGATTTCGCGGTATTGGCCGCAGTGCGCTAGCCATGAGCCGAGCTATCATTAAAAATAAGGGCGATCACCGCGTGAGCATCTTGCTTAACGGTATGTATCCTCTGGAGCGGATTGATGAAGCAAGGCAAGCGTTCATCGATCTTTTGCCGTCCGAAGAGATGTTCGTTTTTTCCGGGGTTGGACCAATAGCGTATATCGATAAAAATAATCATGTGCGTAATGCGCTTGCCGCAGAGATTAGGGATATAGCGATCGCTAATATTTGCCCCGATATCGTCTTCGTAACGGGTTTTTTTGAAGGTTATTGGGATGAATATATCACCACGGTGCCGGAGAAGCCTGTGGCGTGGAAGACAGTATGCGTTTGTCATGATCTGATCCCATTATTGGATAAGCCGTTTTATTTTGTTGATAAACTTTTCGGCGCCTGGTATATGGATAAACTGGCAAATTATCAGTGTGCTGACGCTATTTTGGCGATTTCCGAGTCGTCGCGAAAAGAAATGCTGGACCATACTGCCTATCCTGCCGAGAAGCTATTTCATATCTCATCTGGCGTGAGCGATCAATTTCAGGTAAGGCAGTATAGTGATGAACAAAAGGCGCGTTTGCGCCAGACCTATCATTTGCCTGAAGCATTTGTCATGTCGCTTGCCATTGATGAGCCGCGCAAAAACATTGCCGCATTGATCAATGCCTACGGCGGTTTGGACGTTAGCTTGCGCCACCAGTATCCGCTGGTATTAGCCTATAAACTGAATGAATATGACCTGCTTAAGTTCAAGCATCTTGCCGCCGATAATGGGATCTCTTCCGAGCAATTGATTTTCACTGGTTACCTACCCGATGACGATCTGATTGCGCTTTACAATCTCTGTACCGTCTTTGTTTTCCCCTCGCTACATGAGGGATTCGGCCTGCCGCCTCTTGAGGCAATGAAATGTGGCGCCGCTACTCTGGGTTCAAATACCACGAGCGTGCCAGAGGTGATCGGCTGGGATGAGGCCACCTTCGATCCCCGTAATATAGATGCGATTCGCGCTAAGCTACAACGGGCGTTGACCGACGGGGATTTTCATCGGCAGCTTAAAGAGCATGCATTGACGCAGGCGGCGAGATTCTCGTGGGATAATACCGCCAGGCTGGCGCTCGCCTGCATTGATAGGTTGGGTACGCATGATGCGGCGCCTGCTATGCCGGCTGGACTTGGTCTTGAGGCATTTACAGCACGTGTTATCGATGACATCAATCGTTACCCCGAGATCAGCGAGTACGATAGGCTCGATTACGCCTGGGCAGTGGCGCAAAACAGTTTTAGCGGGCGGCGCAGAAAGCTGCTGGTAGATATTTCGGAGCTGGCGCAGCGCGATGATAAATCGGGCATTCAGCGAGTCTCGCGCAGTATTTTATATGAGCTGCTAAATGGCTATATCGCCGGCTATGACGTGCGTGCGGTTTATTATGTCAACGGCGAATGTTATCGCTATGCCAATCAGTTTGTACGGCAAAACTACAGCATCGATTTCGGCGAGGATGAGCCGGTGTTGTTCAGCCATGATGACATTATGTTGGTAACCGATCTGACGATTTCGTTTTTTCCGCAGGTGTTGCCCAGTATCGACAAAGCGCGCCGGGCCGGCAGCCATGTATATTATGTTGTGCATGATATTTTGCCGACCAAAAATCCGGAATGGAGCAGCGAAGGAATGCAGCAATTATTCCCCGACTGGCTACAATGGGTGGCGACCTACGGTACGGGGATTATCTGCGTTTCGGCAAGCGTGGCGGACGATGTCCGCGCGTGGGTCAACGCCCATAATCATCTGAATCTCAATAAGTACTTGTCGATCGATCATTTTCATCTCGGCGCTAATCTCGAGTCAAGCCGACCCACGCGTGGTATTCCTGGCAGCGGCAAAGCCCTGTTGCAGACGCTCAATGAACACCATAGCTTCTTGATGGTGGGCACCCTTGAACCCCGTAAAAGCCACGCGCAGGTTTTGGCCGCGTTTGAGCTGTTGTGGGCCGAAGGTTTTGACTATCGCCTGGTGATTGTGGGTAAACATGGATGGAACGTTGATGCACTAGTGGAGAGAATTAAGCATCATCCGGAGCTTAATCGGCGTCTGCACTGGCTTCAGGGCGTTAGCGATGAGTACTTGGAGAAATTATATCACGCTGCTGACGCGCTCATTTTTTCCTCAAAAGGTGAGGGATTTGGTTTGCCTTTGATCGAGGCGGCGCAGAAAGGACTGCCGCTGATTTTGCGCGATATTCCCGTGTTTCGCGAAATCGCGGGCGAGCACGCCCTGTATTTCTCCGGCGAGAACGGGGAGCCGCTTCGCGACACCATTGTGGCGTGGCTGGCGTTAAACGCGCAGCAAGCTGCACCAGACTCAACTGGCATTCGCTGGCTGACATGGAAACAGAGCGCCGAGCTATTACTCAGCAAACTCCCGCTGGCGCAGGACACAACAATTTCGCTGTAG
- a CDS encoding glycosyltransferase family 4 protein has product MLKVLHFYKTYYPDSYGGIEQVIFQLCEGAPTYGIDATVLALSPRGHGALMQLGQHHTAYSAVNFEFASTPFSFGAIARFRQLAAQADVVHFHFPYPFMDMVHFLAANTKPTVVSYHSDIVKQKFILRMYTPLMRHFFGDVDRIVASSPNYVATSPVLQRYQSKVSVIPFGLDRASYPPQDKAREAQWRSRFDERFFLFIGAFRYYKGLDTLVEAARGAPYPIVLIGVGPMEAELKKRCAELGLKNMHFLGALPDVDKAALLESCYGVVFPSHLRSEAFGITLLEGAMYGKPLISCEIGTGTTYVNVHRQTGLVVPPASPAELADAMRQLWQDSALARSYGEQARERFNALFTSTRMVSSYADIYRELAGHD; this is encoded by the coding sequence ATGCTGAAAGTTTTACATTTTTATAAAACCTACTATCCCGATTCTTACGGCGGCATTGAGCAGGTTATTTTTCAGCTGTGTGAAGGCGCTCCCACATACGGTATCGATGCCACCGTGTTGGCGCTAAGCCCGCGCGGTCACGGCGCGCTGATGCAGCTGGGGCAGCATCATACCGCTTATAGCGCCGTCAATTTTGAATTCGCCTCAACGCCGTTTTCCTTTGGCGCCATTGCGCGCTTTCGCCAGTTGGCGGCGCAAGCCGATGTGGTCCATTTCCATTTTCCCTATCCTTTCATGGATATGGTGCATTTTTTGGCGGCCAATACCAAACCGACAGTGGTTTCCTACCATTCGGATATTGTGAAGCAGAAATTTATTCTCAGAATGTACACGCCTTTGATGCGCCATTTTTTCGGCGATGTCGATCGTATCGTCGCCTCCTCACCGAATTATGTCGCCACCAGCCCGGTATTACAGCGCTATCAATCCAAGGTGTCAGTGATCCCCTTTGGTCTCGACCGTGCATCTTATCCGCCGCAGGACAAGGCGCGCGAGGCCCAGTGGCGCAGCCGGTTCGACGAGCGTTTTTTTCTGTTCATCGGCGCATTTCGCTATTACAAAGGATTGGACACACTGGTCGAAGCGGCGCGCGGCGCGCCTTATCCTATCGTTTTGATCGGCGTGGGGCCCATGGAGGCGGAGCTGAAAAAACGTTGTGCCGAATTGGGGCTGAAGAACATGCATTTTCTCGGCGCTTTGCCGGATGTGGACAAAGCCGCGCTGCTGGAGAGTTGCTATGGTGTGGTCTTTCCGTCCCATTTACGCTCGGAAGCGTTTGGCATTACGCTGCTGGAGGGGGCAATGTACGGCAAGCCGTTGATCAGCTGCGAAATCGGTACCGGCACGACCTATGTTAACGTTCACCGGCAAACCGGACTGGTGGTGCCGCCCGCGTCGCCGGCGGAGCTGGCGGATGCCATGCGCCAGCTTTGGCAGGATTCCGCCCTGGCCCGGAGCTATGGCGAGCAGGCACGCGAGCGTTTCAACGCCTTATTTACCTCAACGCGGATGGTCAGTAGCTATGCTGATATTTATCGCGAACTGGCGGGACACGATTAA
- a CDS encoding class I SAM-dependent methyltransferase, translating into MSHTLQQFVSDLPEIYQMVYAHPEWNEAASRDCLPRLQIITAVYDRLYLALDRPLRVLDLGCAQGFYSLSLAEKGASVKGVDFLPQNVALCGALANEHPAFDVTFVEGRIEEVIDQLEDDQFDLVIGLSVFHHLVHAHGIAKVQQWLTRLLDRVEIALLELALKEEPLYWGPSQPDSLLTLFEHNAFYQQLAEYPTHLSAIKRPLYMLSNRRVLLGEFCRPFTRWSKRPHSQSDNAHHDSRRYYFGDDFFCKVYHAHVQNSALSDEERERNRQELHQEIDFLSRAPAEFPVARLLASGENEWQGWNILSHLPGELLDGKLLALTPAERENLLHQILQQLAGLERAGLYHDDVRTWNILVDAHLQVHIIDYGSISDKKTDCAWPENLLLAFFITLNEIVSPSTFHLAHNRPLLLSPLNLPAPYSQWLYAFCQHKPQEWSFALLLTLFERKATLPAPLDTCNATEVWIAACEKWLLQRERYDNHLHCGHQQAQDRLASAMREEMETRFSRLYEDIAASVEQWQELAATVQARHQQSHKSEPETNASQDECEAEALDDSALAELSREALISHYQTAARQAVELRRENRQLQEHNRALLESCSWRLISPYRYMGLQVQLLCQHGVKGRAKHVVRRCGRGALSFLQRHPALKSRTVALLHKSGQYERAKRIYRRVAPAPQRDITLNQQAFQAWSLQDPQHRLPPAVNTIFEKLRIK; encoded by the coding sequence ATGAGTCATACATTACAGCAATTTGTTTCCGATCTGCCTGAAATTTATCAGATGGTTTATGCTCACCCCGAATGGAACGAGGCGGCTTCACGCGATTGTTTACCCCGTCTGCAAATTATCACAGCCGTCTATGACAGGTTATACTTGGCGCTGGACCGCCCTTTGCGGGTGTTGGATCTGGGCTGCGCGCAGGGGTTCTACAGCCTGAGCTTGGCAGAAAAAGGGGCAAGCGTAAAGGGTGTAGATTTCCTGCCGCAAAACGTTGCCCTATGTGGGGCGCTGGCCAATGAACATCCGGCATTTGATGTTACCTTTGTTGAGGGACGGATTGAGGAAGTCATTGATCAACTGGAGGATGACCAGTTTGATTTAGTCATCGGGCTGAGCGTATTCCATCACCTCGTGCATGCGCACGGCATCGCTAAAGTTCAACAATGGTTGACCCGGCTATTGGATCGCGTGGAAATCGCCTTATTGGAGCTGGCGCTAAAAGAAGAGCCGCTCTATTGGGGCCCCTCGCAACCGGACAGTCTGCTTACGCTGTTCGAGCATAACGCGTTTTATCAACAATTAGCGGAATATCCGACTCATCTTTCCGCTATCAAACGCCCTTTGTATATGCTTAGCAACCGTCGGGTTCTGCTGGGGGAATTTTGCCGGCCTTTCACGCGTTGGAGCAAACGGCCTCACAGCCAGTCCGACAACGCTCATCACGATAGCCGCCGGTATTACTTCGGCGATGACTTCTTTTGTAAAGTCTATCATGCCCATGTGCAGAACAGCGCGCTGAGCGATGAGGAGAGGGAGCGCAATCGGCAAGAGCTGCATCAAGAGATTGATTTTCTATCACGGGCGCCTGCTGAGTTCCCCGTGGCGCGGTTATTAGCAAGCGGGGAAAATGAGTGGCAGGGTTGGAATATTCTATCGCACCTGCCGGGCGAGTTACTCGACGGTAAGCTCCTGGCGCTGACGCCGGCCGAGCGGGAAAACCTGCTACATCAAATTTTGCAACAGCTCGCCGGTCTTGAGCGCGCCGGACTCTATCATGACGATGTCCGCACCTGGAATATTTTGGTGGACGCGCATCTACAAGTCCATATCATCGATTACGGCTCGATTAGTGATAAAAAAACCGACTGCGCCTGGCCTGAGAATTTACTTCTGGCGTTTTTCATTACGCTCAACGAAATTGTTTCGCCGTCGACATTCCATCTTGCCCATAACCGTCCTTTGTTGCTCAGCCCGCTAAATCTACCAGCACCCTATTCACAATGGCTGTATGCGTTTTGTCAACACAAGCCGCAGGAATGGTCATTCGCGTTACTTCTGACGCTTTTTGAACGTAAAGCGACATTGCCAGCGCCGCTGGATACATGTAATGCGACGGAAGTCTGGATTGCCGCCTGCGAAAAATGGCTACTGCAGCGTGAGCGTTACGACAACCATTTGCACTGTGGGCATCAGCAAGCGCAAGATCGGCTTGCCAGCGCAATGCGCGAGGAAATGGAGACCCGGTTCAGCCGTTTGTACGAGGATATTGCGGCAAGTGTTGAACAATGGCAGGAACTGGCCGCAACCGTGCAAGCGCGGCATCAACAGTCGCATAAAAGCGAGCCAGAGACAAATGCCTCGCAGGATGAATGTGAAGCCGAAGCGCTCGACGACAGCGCACTAGCTGAGCTAAGTCGGGAAGCGCTAATCAGCCATTATCAAACTGCCGCGCGTCAAGCGGTCGAACTGCGCCGTGAGAACCGTCAACTCCAGGAGCACAACAGAGCGTTGCTGGAAAGTTGCTCCTGGCGCCTTATCTCCCCATATCGCTATATGGGTTTACAGGTGCAGCTGTTATGCCAGCACGGTGTGAAAGGTCGTGCTAAGCACGTTGTCCGACGTTGCGGCCGCGGTGCGTTATCGTTTCTGCAGCGTCATCCGGCGTTAAAATCCCGCACCGTCGCATTGCTACATAAAAGTGGTCAGTATGAACGGGCCAAGCGGATTTATCGCCGTGTCGCGCCTGCGCCGCAACGAGATATCACCCTTAATCAGCAAGCGTTCCAAGCCTGGAGCTTGCAAGATCCACAACACCGACTGCCGCCCGCGGTCAATACCATCTTTGAAAAATTACGCATTAAATAA